In Microplitis demolitor isolate Queensland-Clemson2020A chromosome 9, iyMicDemo2.1a, whole genome shotgun sequence, one genomic interval encodes:
- the LOC103570364 gene encoding toll-like receptor Tollo: protein MSWTLDMLFGIILLGTITYETTTARSITSLEAPRGCDWSNSNTNIQTLGCKLRTIGSAEEIIGNLSSIQLESIENLKLQCNDVLLFESQFESTNFLGACKNLRTLDVEKCKVRYVPAGAFSALKTLQLLTLQSFNNDWSGMTLELHRDSLRGLDALQELYLPDNNIWTLPAEILCPVTNLKKLNLTRNKLQDTVSLGFTDWTSACTPNLESLDLSDNDMSVLPDNSFVALKKLKALMMQDNKIRHVGDHALAGLGELMKLNISSNRLVALPPELFSDTADLLELVLSNNSLSVIAPGLLDNLTKLKNLDLSSNELTSHWVNRDTFTRLRELLFLDLSFNALTKIDSSVFKGLVSLQILKLEHNNIDILVDGCFSALQNLQSLTLSHNRITRFEATHTLGLNSVMQLFLDGNKLRILHRRTFSNLTNLQDISLSGNAFTEIPESIRELKTLKTLDLGNNKISKVDNESFYGLNELYGLRLVDNKLENISRDTFSTLPALQVLNLASNVIRHVEQNAFASNSVLRAVRLDGNQLTEIRGVFTTATTLVWLNISDNKLLWFDYSYLPANLEWLDMHNNQISELGNYYTVHGNLKIKMLDASWNLITEIMESSIPDGIETLFLNNNNIRSVAPSTFLRKTSLEKVVLYGNEIRHLDLTALGIQEVPMDRNIPEFYIGDNPILCDCSMEWLPKINDLSRSRQHPRVMDLDAVMCEMVHKRASPKRPLLSLKPKDFLCHYDAHCFALCHCCDFDACDCEMTCPDNCSCYHDHSWSSNVVDCSNGGYKMVPERIPMDATEIYLDGNNLGDLGSHVFIGKRRLEVLFLNNSKINTLHNRTFNGAPSLRVLHLEDNGLRELRGFEFDQLEQLSELYLDHNAIAMVGNTTFNKMKSLQVLRLDSNRIVDFRPWEVLADAGAGARVALEGNAWNCECINTAKLKVWLAHHPDGDAEKMYCKDGTETLAEALRRCGDPSTEAVSREISKSSNNFVPLLAGALVVIIVVCLVTALAFAFRQDVRLWLHSRYGWRLGKPVTLPDEERDRLYDGYIIYNERDQDFVSGCLSAELEQSGLSLCLHYRDLPPARPQEALPPAAGAARRIVLVFSPVFLANEWQHIEFRSALRCALETIRPSSRRRRVVLLLAAEAPRNDPELQLLLQTCEVIVWGDKRFWEKLRFAMPDPEDKSSGKKVDRCPGSARAPGMRVPARYTAAPSAPADLWTKPNGILVAPVHHAPTPTPTQSTYVSSASSRTEDEDSGAEHQHHGYSALHGVNGRPASLSSRGSHLYSTIPEPPTNQGTINPRTYFV from the coding sequence ATGTCGTGGACATTAGATATGTTATttggtattattttattgggcACAATAACCTATGAGACGACGACAGCCCGCAGCATAACGAGTCTCGAGGCTCCTCGTGGCTGTGACTGGTCGAATTCAAACACCAACATCCAGACCCTCGGCTGTAAATTACGGACAATCGGTAGTGCTGAAGAAATAATCGGAAATCTTTCATCAATTCAGTTGGAGTCaattgagaatttaaaacTTCAGTGTAATGACGTTCTTTTATTTGAGAGCCAGTTTGAGAGCACAAATTTTCTGGGGGCCTGCAAGAATCTTCGGACTCTGGATGTTGAAAAGTGCAAAGTTCGTTATGTGCCCGCGGGTGCATTTTCTGCACTAAAAACCCTCCAGTTATTAACCTTGCAAAGTTTTAATAATGACTGGTCCGGAATGACCCTCGAACTTCATCGGGACTCACTGAGAGGCCTTGACGCGTTACAAGAGCTCTATTTGCCAGACAATAATATCTGGACCCTTCCTGCTGAGATCCTGTGTCCAGTTACtaatttgaagaaacttaatTTGACGCGTAACAAGTTACAGGATACTGTGTCGCTCGGTTTCACTGACTGGACCTCTGCTTGCACGCCGAACCTTGAATCTCTCGACTTAAGTGACAATGACATGAGTGTCCTGCCGGATAATTCATTCGTCGCGCTTAAGAAACTAAAAGCACTGATGATGCAAGACAATAAGATCCGTCATGTTGGTGATCATGCACTAGCAGGTCTTGGGGAACTGATGAAACTCAACATATCCAGCAACCGACTAGTCGCTTTACCTCCGGAGCTTTTCTCTGATACTGCAGACCTCCTAGAGCTGGTTCTCAGCAACAACTCGCTTTCAGTGATAGCTCCAGGTTTACTGGACAATCTTACCAAGCTGAAGAACCTGGATCTCAGCAGCAATGAGCTCACCAGTCATTGGGTCAACCGCGATACATTTACGCGTCTCCGCGAATTGCTATTTCTTGATCTATCTTTCAATGCGTTGACTAAAATAGACAGTAGTGTCTTCAAAGGACTCGTTAGTCTACAGATTCTCAAATTAGAGCACAATAATATCGATATTTTAGTGGATGGATGTTTCAGTGCATTACAAAACTTGCAATCATTGACGCTCTCTCACAACCGGATCACCAGGTTCGAGGCAACTCATACTCTAGGATTGAATTCTGTGATGCAACTATTCTTGGATGGTAATAAGCTGAGAATTTTACACAGACGTACGTTCAGTAACCTGACCAACCTTCAAGATATTTCATTGAGCGGAAACGCGTTTACTGAAATCCCAGAGTCGATTCGCGAGTTAAAAACTCTCAAGACCCTTGACCtgggtaataataaaatatctaaagTGGACAATGAATCTTTTTATGGGTTAAATGAACTTTATGGTCTTCGTCTAGTggataataaattagaaaatatatcTCGTGATACGTTTTCAACACTGCCAGCTCTTCAAGTGCTTAATTTAGCGAGCAATGTGATAAGACACGTTGAACAAAACGCATTTGCTAGCAATTCAGTTCTGCGTGCTGTTCGCTTGGACGGTAATCAGTTGACCGAGATCCGCGGGGTCTTTACGACTGCAACGACGCTCGTTTGGTTGAATATTTCGGACAATAAGTTGCTGTGGTTCGATTACAGTTATTTGCCAGCAAATTTAGAGTGGCTGGACATGCACAACAATCAGATAAGTGAGCTGGGAAATTACTATACAGTTCacggaaatttgaaaatcaagaTGCTGGATGCCAGTTGGAATCTCATAACCGAAATTATGGAATCGAGTATTCCAGACGGGATAGAAACTTTATTcctcaataataacaatattcgGAGTGTGGCCCCTAGCACGTTCCTGCGTAAAACGAGTCTTGAGAAAGTTGTGCTTTACGGTAATGAAATCCGACATCTAGATTTAACGGCATTAGGAATACAGGAAGTTCCAATGGATCGCAATATTCCCGAGTTTTATATTGGTGACAATCCTATTTTATGTGATTGTTCAATGGAGTGGTTACCCAAGATAAATGACCTCTCGCGATCGCGGCAGCACCCACGTGTGATGGACCTTGATGCGGTGATGTGTGAAATGGTACACAAGCGGGCAAGTCCCAAAAGAcctttattatcattaaaaccaAAAGACTTTCTCTGTCATTATGACGCCCACTGTTTTGCATTGTGCCATTGCTGTGATTTCGATGCTTGTGACTGTGAAATGACGTGCCCAGACAATTGTTCGTGCTATCACGACCACAGTTGGTCAAGTAATGTTGTTGATTGTTCAAATGGTGGTTACAAAATGGTGCCTGAGAGAATACCGATGGACGCAACGGAAATATATTTAGACGGTAATAATCTTGGTGACCTTGGTAGTCATGTTTTTATTGGTAAGCGCCGGTTGGAAGTGTTGTTTTTGaataacagtaaaataaatactttgcACAATCGGACATTCAACGGTGCGCCTTCATTGAGAGTGTTACATTTAGAAGACAACGGTTTGCGTGAATTACGTGGCTTTGAGTTTGATCAATTAGAACAATTGTCTGAACTGTATCTAGATCATAATGCAATTGCAATGGTAGGAAACACGACCTTCAATAAAATGAAGAGTCTACAAGTTCTTAGATTAGATAGCAATCGTATTGTAGATTTTCGCCCGTGGGAAGTGCTTGCTGATGCGGGAGCAGGCGCACGTGTTGCTCTCGAAGGAAACGCGTGGAATTGTGAGTGTATTAATACTGCTAAACTAAAAGTTTGGTTGGCACATCATCCTGATGGAGATGCTGAAAAAATGTACTGTAAAGATGGTACTGAGACTCTGGCTGAAGCTTTAAGACGTTGTGGAGATCCGTCAACTGAAGCTGTATCTCGTGAAATCAGCAaaagttcaaataattttgttccATTACTTGCTGGAGCTTTGGTTGTCATCATAGTAGTCTGTCTAGTCACGGCACTGGCTTTTGCTTTCCGTCAGGATGTCAGACTTTGGCTGCATTCAAGATACGGCTGGAGACTTGGTAAACCAGTGACTTTACCTGACGAAGAGCGTGACCGTTTGTATGACGGGTACATCATCTACAATGAGCGTGACCAAGACTTTGTTTCTGGTTGTCTATCAGCTGAGTTAGAGCAATCCGGTCTCTCTTTGTGCCTTCACTATCGTGACCTGCCTCCAGCCAGGCCCCAGGAAGCTCTTCCACCAGCCGCTGGAGCTGCCAGACGAATCGTTCTCGTATTCTCACCAGTTTTTCTGGCCAACGAATGGCAGCACATAGAATTTAGAAGTGCACTACGTTGTGCATTAGAAACTATCAGACCCAGCTCTCGTAGAAGACGTGTCGTATTACTTCTAGCAGCAGAAGCACCCAGAAATGACCCGGAACTACAGTTGCTTCTGCAAACCTGCGAAGTAATTGTTTGGGGTGACAAGCGATTCTGGGAAAAATTGCGATTCGCTATGCCGGATCCCGAAGACAAAAGCAGTGGGAAAAAAGTCGACAGATGTCCAGGATCAGCTAGAGCTCCGGGTATGAGGGTACCTGCACGTTACACAGCCGCTCCCTCGGCTCCTGCTGATCTCTGGACGAAACCAAATGGCATATTGGTGGCTCCAGTTCATCACGCACCTACGCCTACACCCACACAATCAACCTACGTCAGCTCGGCTTCCAGCAGGACTGAAGACGAGGACAGTGGAGCCGAACATCAGCATCATGGTTACAGTGCTCTACATGGCGTTAATGGAAGACCAGCTAGCCTTTCGTCAAGGGGTAGTCATCTCTACAGCACTATCCCAGAACCTCCCACCAATCAGGGAACTATAAACCCGCGTACTTATTTTGTTTAG